In Nostoc piscinale CENA21, the genomic stretch CAACTGTTTTTAGTCGGACTTCCACTCTACCGCCTTCTGGTGTAAACTTCACGGCATTGGTGAGTAGGTTCCAAATGATTTGTTGTAGGCGGTTGGGATCACCTGCTACTTTTACCGCACTCACGGCAAAATCTGTTTGTAGCTGAATTGATTTGCTTTCGGCGGCTAAACGCACAGTGTCTAGTGCAGCTTCTAAGCAGCTTACTAAGTCAACTGTGCAGATATTCAAACTCAGCTTACCGCGCAGAATCCGTGAAACATCAAGTAAATCTTCAATTAATCTTGCTTGTAATTTAGCATTGCGCTCGATAGTATCTAGGGCTTGGATGGTCTTGGCTGCATCTAATCGGCGGCTTTTGAGCAGTTTTGTCCAACCAAGAATCGGATTTAGTGGCGATCGCAATTCATGAGAAACTATTGCTAAAAAGTCATCTTTCATCCGGTTGGCTGTTTCGAGTTCTATTCTGGCTGCACGTTCTCGTTCTAAAGCCTGCGCCCGTTCTTCTACCATCATTTTTTGTTCATGAATATCAGTACATGAACCAAACCATTTGATAATCTGTCCATCTGGATTTCTTAATGGAAATGCTAATCCTAAATGCCAGCGATATTCGCCATCCGCAGCGCGACGCAGACGATATTCAATCTCATACTTTTTCCCTGTCTGCAAGCAATCTAGCCAGATGTCGATAGTAAATTGCACATCATCAGGATGTAAAATATTTAACCAGCCTTCACCTTGGGTTTGTTCTAACGTTGTGCCTGTGTAGTCATACCAACGTTGATTAAAATACTCATGGTAGCCATCTGGTCGGGTAATCCAAAACATTTGCGCCATTGTGTCAGCCAATGTGCGAAACATCAATTCGCTTTGTTGCAAGGCTGCTTCGGTTTGCTTACGTTTACTGAGGTCAAGCACAAAACAAACCCATCTAAATGGACTGCGCGTTAATAGAGTCGCACCTAATAAAATCGGCACACGGGAGCCATCCTTGCGGATATATTCTTTCTCAAATGGAGTACAAACACCAGAAACAAATACTTCTTCTACCTTGGCTTGATCAAGTTCTTTATATTCTGGTGGTGTCATGTCTTGCCAGCGCAGTTTACCTGCTAATACATCTTCTTGGGTGTAACCAAGCATCTGTAAAAAGGCATCATTGGCAAAGGTAATTTTGTCTGGTTCGGCTTCAATAATGCCGATGATACTTGATTGTAATAGCTGCCGCAACCGTGACTCACTTTGCTGGAGAGCTTCTTCGGCTTGTTTGCGATCGCTAATATCAACATTAACTCCCACCATCCGTAAAGGTTTACCTTCGCGATCATAGTAAACTTTCGCTCTGGCATGAAGCCAATGGATGCTGCCATCCTGCCAAATCACGCGAAAGTCTGTGAAGAACTCGCCTGTTTTTAAGGCATTGAGTATATATGCGTGTGCTTGATCTAAATCATCCGGATGAACCCATTTTTTCCAGTCTTCGTAAGTTTGACCAAATTCACCGGGTTGTAAACCGTAAATGGCTTCTAATTCTTTTGACCAAATATTAACATTACTAGGGATATGCCACTCAAAGCTGCCAATTTTACCCACAGCTTGGGCTAAATCTAACCATTCTTGCTTTTGCCTTAATGCTTCTTCATTGCGCTTACGTTCAGTTACATCTAAAAAGGCTCCGACGACACCCCTGATCTTACCCGCAGAATCACGCAAGGGTGCTGCTTTACCGTAAATAAATTGCACATCATCTTCACTAAAAACAAATTCAAATTCTCCCTCCATCTCCTCACCAGTTAAACCAGCTTGCTGCATTGGTAATTCATTGAGGGGGACATCTTGACCATTTTTTTGAATTTTAAAGGGAAAAGGATATTCTCCACTCGCCGGAGTTGCTGTCATAATTGAGCCTGGTTGTAGGCGCATTAATTTATAAGCACTACGGTTGACCGTCATTTGATGACATTGGGGATCTTGAGCAATCCAAACTGCGGCCGGTACAGTTTCCATGATGGTTTCCAGTTCTTCAGCCCTGGCTTTGGCAAGTGCTTCACTTTGGCGCAATTTGGCTTCGGAATGCTTACGTTCGGTAATGTCTACATTCACGGCGACAGCATGAATAATTGCTCCAGTTTCATCGCGGATGGGTATAACAGAATTGAGAATGGTTTTGCGTTGTCCATCAAAACTTTCAATATCAATTTCTTCCCCAATGACTGTCTCACCTGTAGCTAAAACTCTAGCTAGTGTCCATTCGTGGGCGGCAATTGGTTTACCTGTATCTGCCCACCATCCTTTATATTCATGGTATTGACTGGGGTCGTCCAAAAAAGGGGCATTTTCTCCCCAAATCATTTTGATAGCTGGATTAACTTCGATAAATTTGCCCTTAGCATCAGAAATTACAACTCCTACAGGCAAAATATCGAGCATGGCACGCAGCAATTGTCCTTCGCGATCGCGCTTGGCTTGTTCTTGCGCTAAAATCGCCTCGGAATACTTGCGCTCGGTAATATCAGTTAGCATTGCAACCATACCAGAGAATTTTCCTTGCTCATCTAAAATTGAGCTAAGAGAAGCAATCACCCAAAGTTCTGCTGCGTCTTGGCGGTGTAAACAAAGTTCAAATTGTCGTTTTGTTTCCTGGTGCTGTAGCTGATTTTGTTCTAGCCATTGCCGAATTTCAGTTTGAGCATCATGCTCTAAAAAATCGAAAATTGAGCGATCGCTCATCTGCTCTACACTATAACCAAGCATTGCAGCTAGTCGGGAATTAACAGATTCTGTCTGTCCATCTTGGTCAAATATCCATATCCCTTCATAAGCAGTCTCCAACAGACGGCGATAGTTCACCTTCAATTTTGCCAACTTAGACTCAGATTTCTGCTTGGCAATATATAACTCTGAATTTAAAGAACTAATAAATAGAGCTGTGAACCCAAACACAATTAGCTGTAATACATCAGCCCTGGTTTTGGGTAGTAAAGAATAGATGGGCGAAATGAAAAAGTAGTTATTGACGACAACCGCCAAAACGGTGGCCCATAAGCCAGAAACTAATCCCCCATACCAACTACTAAAGACTACAGCAACAAAAAAAAAATTGGCGAGACTTCCAATTTTAAAAGGTTATCCAGCGTTAAGCCTAGTAGCAGCGCCATTAACACCGAGAACACAGAAACAAAGTAACGCTGCAAATAGAAGAGCTGGATTTTTGACATACTGCGATTAATCCTTGGCAGTCACCTGTCTCTAAGACATAAAATTTTTATTGTTGGTAGACAACCATCCTGAGTTATATCTTATCTAAATATTTAGGTTGTATGTGTATCAATTGCATAAATTACGGCTAACCGGGAACAGGCAGCAGGCAATAGAAAAAGGGATTTCAGTCTTTGCCCAACACAATCGGCTGAAAATTCGGGGCTTCAAAACCGCTTGTGGTCGAGGGAACAGGTAAAAAACAGCTTTTGTGATTGATTTATCTGTTCCCTGTGGTCACTGAGCTTGTCGTTCGCCTAGCGTCTCCGGCAGGAGAAGTTTGCCCCGTCTCCTGTTCCCTTGACCGAAGGTCGGTAATTTAAAGACTTAATAAAGTGTTACATAATATACTTGTCATTTCCAAAAACAAGTGATAACTTCTAGTTGTGTGTGAGGAGCAAGTTGAAAATAAAAAGCGCCTGGGGTGGAAACACGGCAACACCATCAGGCGCTTTTTATTTGGGGCGTATATTCTAGCATACTTTGTGCAATGCGTAAAACTGTCACACAACAGATTTACTAATTCAAAAAACAAATGCTATTTTATAGTTGTGTGTGAGGAGCAAGTTGAAAAGAAAGAGCGTCTGGGGTGGAAACACGGCAACACTCCCGGACGCTTTTTCATTTGTATTGATTGATGGGTTTAACTAGCGACAAAAGTCCACTCTAGTACTTTGATTGGCGCTTCTTGGAGGGCTTGAATCAGTTTAGCGGGACTGGCAAACTTGACTTGGGATAATTCACAAGCTTCGACATTGACTGTGAATTTTTCGTCTTCAAACGGCCAGGGTTGGACAGTGACTAAAGAATCGCTGCGCTGCATAATGTCATAACGTTGACCATCAGGCCCTTTGCTAATTTCTAAAAACCGTTCATCAGCAGGTAATTCTTGCTGACAGAGAATTAGAGATAAGCGATCGCACCATTGCATAAATGCGTAAGCTGCATCCACCTCATCTTCCGTAATCCCTAACTCTTTA encodes the following:
- a CDS encoding PAS domain S-box protein; translated protein: MGSLANFFFVAVVFSSWYGGLVSGLWATVLAVVVNNYFFISPIYSLLPKTRADVLQLIVFGFTALFISSLNSELYIAKQKSESKLAKLKVNYRRLLETAYEGIWIFDQDGQTESVNSRLAAMLGYSVEQMSDRSIFDFLEHDAQTEIRQWLEQNQLQHQETKRQFELCLHRQDAAELWVIASLSSILDEQGKFSGMVAMLTDITERKYSEAILAQEQAKRDREGQLLRAMLDILPVGVVISDAKGKFIEVNPAIKMIWGENAPFLDDPSQYHEYKGWWADTGKPIAAHEWTLARVLATGETVIGEEIDIESFDGQRKTILNSVIPIRDETGAIIHAVAVNVDITERKHSEAKLRQSEALAKARAEELETIMETVPAAVWIAQDPQCHQMTVNRSAYKLMRLQPGSIMTATPASGEYPFPFKIQKNGQDVPLNELPMQQAGLTGEEMEGEFEFVFSEDDVQFIYGKAAPLRDSAGKIRGVVGAFLDVTERKRNEEALRQKQEWLDLAQAVGKIGSFEWHIPSNVNIWSKELEAIYGLQPGEFGQTYEDWKKWVHPDDLDQAHAYILNALKTGEFFTDFRVIWQDGSIHWLHARAKVYYDREGKPLRMVGVNVDISDRKQAEEALQQSESRLRQLLQSSIIGIIEAEPDKITFANDAFLQMLGYTQEDVLAGKLRWQDMTPPEYKELDQAKVEEVFVSGVCTPFEKEYIRKDGSRVPILLGATLLTRSPFRWVCFVLDLSKRKQTEAALQQSELMFRTLADTMAQMFWITRPDGYHEYFNQRWYDYTGTTLEQTQGEGWLNILHPDDVQFTIDIWLDCLQTGKKYEIEYRLRRAADGEYRWHLGLAFPLRNPDGQIIKWFGSCTDIHEQKMMVEERAQALERERAARIELETANRMKDDFLAIVSHELRSPLNPILGWTKLLKSRRLDAAKTIQALDTIERNAKLQARLIEDLLDVSRILRGKLSLNICTVDLVSCLEAALDTVRLAAESKSIQLQTDFAVSAVKVAGDPNRLQQIIWNLLTNAVKFTPEGGRVEVRLKTVGSSAEIQVTDTGKGISAEFLPFVFDRFRQADEVTTRKFGGLGLGLAIVRHLVELHGGTVQVTSPGENLGATFIVQLPLIVAAAETLPNYPLIENVPNLQGVQIVIVDDDLDTLNLLTFILEQYGATVQAVNSAPDALQAIAQTKPDLLLSDIGMPTMDGYMLIEQVRKTTPASILPAIALTAFAGEANAQKIISAGFQRHLTKPIEPAELAVVIASLIYSR